A genomic window from Thiomonas arsenitoxydans includes:
- a CDS encoding diguanylate cyclase domain-containing protein, giving the protein MQAHAPETSAERDTEPADFIGSLRDVVFRTRGKTFWSYLSPAWTTLTGFTVEESLGRNILDFVYPDDRPANSLRKQQLESGEISASRHTKRLLRRDGSFVWIEVDLRVLYDGDGAFLGSVGTIRNISDRIALENAIRHERERAAVTLMALSDGVLTLDPQRRIEFLNHAAADLLGLKLIDYALHRPIETVLALESGDIRSVVDEARAQQQMHTLDGRCRLHATEADWSDVDLTVIPLSEADEGCIIVLRDVREQRALQARLHHQARHDALTQALNRVGMLDELGRTHAGFLRTGATFSNILLDLDHFKRVNDQHGHAAGDEALRLVARAIQGALRADDHLARWGGEEFLCLLPHTSLEQAIAIAERIRAEVQALELKQGRQPIPLTISAGVSAASPDRGDTLEQMLQRADFSLYEAKQAGRNCVWHERMTGEGVLDLASQAQEALRAGRLDLMYQPIISLTTGAQVGQEGFARMRLPDGTPLKAARFMPALQQMHRAHWVDEKVIPLVLEDCLQGRLQGDCFINLSADLLRRPTLMHALLDDFLQRTAHSRQDQLLGRIVLELDFRAQQLDLGAACTALQPWMAAGARLALKQSGPDLPTLAHWTELPIRFLKIHAAHLKRAATAPKAHLILSSIVRLAKQLGCLTVADQVDQIDQPDLLDVARELGLDWLQGDHADQPPP; this is encoded by the coding sequence ATGCAGGCACACGCCCCCGAGACGAGCGCCGAGCGCGATACTGAGCCGGCCGATTTCATCGGCAGTCTGCGGGACGTGGTGTTCCGCACCCGTGGCAAGACCTTCTGGTCCTACCTGAGCCCGGCCTGGACCACACTGACGGGCTTTACTGTCGAGGAATCGCTGGGCCGCAACATCCTCGACTTCGTCTACCCCGACGACCGCCCTGCCAACAGCCTGCGCAAGCAGCAGCTCGAATCCGGCGAAATATCCGCGTCGCGTCACACCAAACGGCTGCTGCGCCGCGACGGATCATTCGTCTGGATCGAGGTCGATCTGCGCGTGCTGTACGACGGCGACGGCGCCTTTCTGGGCAGCGTGGGCACGATCCGCAACATCTCGGACCGCATTGCACTGGAAAACGCCATTCGGCATGAGCGCGAGCGGGCCGCGGTCACCCTGATGGCTTTGTCGGACGGCGTGCTGACGCTGGACCCGCAGCGCCGTATCGAATTTCTGAATCACGCAGCAGCCGATCTGCTGGGCTTGAAGCTGATCGACTACGCACTCCATCGGCCGATTGAAACCGTCCTCGCTCTGGAATCAGGCGACATCCGCTCCGTGGTCGACGAAGCCCGCGCCCAGCAGCAAATGCACACCCTGGACGGACGGTGTCGGCTGCATGCCACCGAGGCCGACTGGTCAGATGTCGATCTCACGGTGATTCCACTCAGTGAGGCAGATGAGGGCTGCATCATCGTGCTACGCGACGTGCGCGAGCAGCGCGCCTTGCAGGCCAGGCTCCACCACCAGGCTCGGCACGACGCCCTCACCCAGGCTCTCAACCGCGTCGGCATGCTCGACGAATTGGGCCGCACCCACGCCGGCTTTCTGCGTACTGGGGCAACGTTCAGCAACATTCTGCTCGATCTCGACCACTTCAAGCGGGTCAACGATCAACACGGCCATGCTGCAGGTGACGAAGCACTGCGGCTAGTCGCACGCGCCATTCAGGGCGCACTCAGGGCAGACGATCATCTCGCCCGCTGGGGCGGCGAGGAGTTCCTGTGTCTGCTACCGCACACCTCGCTCGAACAGGCCATCGCGATAGCCGAGCGCATTCGCGCCGAGGTGCAGGCGCTCGAACTGAAGCAAGGACGTCAGCCCATTCCGCTGACGATTAGCGCGGGGGTGAGCGCTGCATCGCCCGACCGTGGCGACACGCTCGAACAGATGTTGCAGCGAGCCGATTTTTCGCTCTACGAGGCCAAGCAGGCCGGGCGCAACTGCGTGTGGCATGAGCGCATGACAGGGGAAGGCGTACTCGATTTGGCGAGCCAGGCGCAGGAGGCGCTGCGTGCTGGTCGACTCGATCTGATGTACCAGCCCATCATCTCGCTGACAACGGGCGCGCAGGTTGGTCAGGAGGGATTTGCGCGCATGCGCCTGCCCGACGGAACCCCACTGAAAGCCGCCCGCTTCATGCCCGCGTTGCAGCAGATGCACCGAGCTCACTGGGTGGACGAAAAGGTGATTCCGCTCGTATTGGAAGACTGTCTGCAAGGGCGATTGCAGGGCGACTGCTTCATCAATCTCTCGGCCGACCTGTTGCGCCGACCGACCCTGATGCATGCCCTGCTCGACGACTTTCTTCAGCGCACCGCACACAGCCGACAAGACCAGCTGCTGGGCCGTATCGTGCTCGAACTCGACTTTCGTGCGCAGCAACTCGACCTCGGCGCGGCATGCACCGCGCTGCAGCCCTGGATGGCCGCCGGAGCGCGGCTCGCACTCAAACAATCGGGCCCTGACCTGCCCACCCTGGCGCACTGGACCGAGCTACCCATACGCTTCCTCAAAATCCACGCGGCGCACCTGAAGCGCGCGGCCACCGCGCCCAAGGCGCATCTCATTCTGTCGTCCATCGTGCGACTGGCCAAACAGCTCGGCTGCCTCACTGTGGCCGACCAGGTCGATCAGATCGATCAGCCGGACTTGCTCGATGTCGCCCGAGAGCTGGGCCTCGATTGGCTGCAGGGCGATCACGCCGATCAACCCCCACCCTGA
- a CDS encoding DsbC family protein, whose protein sequence is MNSLLSRSVARVLRGVALSAAFLSLPVMAQTLAETRAALEKAMPGLPASAKIIKTPYAGLYEVDVGSKIFYTDAKATFLFAGEIFDTKTQTNVTKARIDDLRRVNWKDLPFKDSFKLVFGNGKRQIAIFEDPYCPYCHKMEATLEKMSNVTLHVFVVPIIRRESMQQARDIWCAPNRSKAWLDWMNKQVQPPAAAATCVDPLKANVELAEKLGISSTPTLIFTDGDRMEGALPQEEVEKKLAAVK, encoded by the coding sequence ATGAACTCTTTGCTCTCCCGCTCCGTCGCGCGCGTTCTGCGCGGGGTCGCGTTGTCCGCGGCCTTCCTGTCTCTGCCGGTCATGGCGCAAACCCTGGCCGAAACCCGCGCCGCACTCGAAAAGGCCATGCCGGGTCTGCCTGCCAGCGCCAAGATCATCAAAACCCCCTATGCCGGGCTGTATGAAGTGGACGTGGGCAGCAAGATTTTTTACACCGACGCCAAGGCCACCTTTTTGTTCGCTGGCGAGATTTTCGACACCAAGACCCAGACCAACGTCACCAAGGCCCGGATCGACGATCTGCGCCGGGTGAACTGGAAGGATCTGCCGTTCAAAGACTCGTTCAAGCTGGTGTTCGGTAACGGCAAGCGCCAGATCGCGATTTTTGAAGACCCGTATTGCCCGTACTGCCACAAGATGGAAGCCACGCTGGAAAAGATGAGCAACGTCACGCTGCATGTGTTCGTCGTGCCCATCATCCGCCGCGAATCGATGCAACAGGCGCGCGACATCTGGTGCGCCCCCAACCGCAGCAAGGCCTGGCTGGACTGGATGAACAAGCAAGTGCAGCCGCCCGCGGCCGCGGCGACTTGCGTCGATCCGCTCAAGGCCAATGTGGAACTCGCGGAGAAGCTGGGCATTTCGTCCACCCCCACGCTGATCTTCACCGACGGCGACCGCATGGAAGGCGCCCTGCCGCAAGAGGAAGTCGAAAAGAAGCTGGCCGCAGTCAAGTAA
- a CDS encoding helix-turn-helix domain-containing protein — translation MSSPAIAPQTESARMHIAPDFAGMELLTARYVHHRFAPHVHDTFVVALIEQGSERFRCRRAEGVANAGSIIVIPPAEVHTGQSGGESGWSYRALYPAPQKLGELMAELRDGDARLPVFDRVVFDDPALFRALQGLHAVLIACRDPLLRSCAWREAMTPLLRHAGVVEPATGREDVAVRRAQELLRADPNGALTLDDLARAVGLSPWHLNRVFSRSVGLPPHALRNQWRLAQAKRLLRGGLSPAEVAASLGFADQSHLHRLFKRAFGVTPGGYIQSKNVQDRIEPFR, via the coding sequence ATGTCCTCACCCGCCATCGCCCCGCAGACCGAATCGGCCCGCATGCATATCGCCCCGGATTTCGCGGGCATGGAACTGCTGACGGCGCGTTATGTGCATCACCGGTTTGCACCGCATGTGCACGACACCTTTGTCGTGGCCTTGATCGAACAAGGCAGCGAGCGCTTTCGTTGCAGACGGGCGGAAGGCGTGGCGAACGCGGGAAGCATCATCGTGATCCCGCCGGCAGAGGTGCACACAGGCCAGAGTGGCGGCGAGTCCGGCTGGTCTTACCGCGCACTTTACCCAGCGCCCCAGAAATTAGGCGAACTCATGGCCGAGCTGCGCGACGGCGATGCGCGGCTGCCGGTGTTCGATCGGGTGGTGTTCGACGACCCGGCGTTGTTCCGTGCTTTGCAGGGCTTGCACGCCGTGCTGATCGCCTGCCGCGATCCCTTGCTTCGCAGCTGCGCTTGGCGCGAGGCCATGACGCCGCTGTTGCGCCACGCCGGGGTGGTCGAGCCCGCCACGGGACGCGAGGATGTCGCCGTGCGCCGAGCGCAGGAGCTGTTGCGGGCCGACCCCAACGGAGCGTTGACTCTCGACGATCTGGCGCGCGCGGTGGGCCTGAGCCCCTGGCACCTCAACCGTGTGTTCTCGCGCAGCGTCGGACTGCCGCCGCATGCCTTGCGCAACCAGTGGCGGCTGGCGCAGGCCAAGCGCCTGCTGCGCGGCGGGCTGAGTCCGGCGGAGGTGGCGGCGAGTCTGGGCTTTGCCGACCAGTCGCATCTGCACCGGCTGTTCAAGCGCGCCTTCGGTGTCACGCCTGGCGGTTATATCCAGAGCAAGAACGTTCAAGACCGCATCGAGCCGTTCCGCTAG
- the ruvA gene encoding Holliday junction branch migration protein RuvA: protein MIGRLHGTLLDKSPPQILLDVGGVGYEVDVPMSTLYDLPAAGHAVTLLIHTVIREDAHLLYGFATAAERSTFRELLKISGIGPRIALAVLSGLSVSEIAQAVTQQDAVRFTRVPGIGKKTAERLLLELKGKLGADLGSAATAAAGSASDVLQALIALGYSEREAAAAAKALPEGCSVDDGIRQALKSLAR, encoded by the coding sequence ATGATCGGACGACTGCACGGCACCCTGCTCGACAAATCCCCCCCGCAGATTCTGCTCGACGTGGGCGGCGTGGGCTATGAGGTGGACGTGCCGATGAGCACGCTATACGACCTTCCCGCGGCGGGGCACGCCGTCACCCTGCTCATTCACACCGTTATCCGCGAAGACGCGCATCTGCTCTACGGCTTTGCCACAGCGGCCGAGCGCAGCACGTTTCGTGAGCTGCTCAAAATCAGCGGCATCGGCCCGCGCATTGCGCTGGCCGTGCTCTCCGGGCTGAGCGTGAGCGAGATCGCTCAAGCCGTCACGCAGCAGGACGCCGTTCGCTTTACCCGCGTGCCGGGCATCGGCAAAAAGACCGCCGAACGCCTGCTGCTCGAACTCAAGGGCAAGCTCGGCGCCGATCTGGGCAGCGCCGCAACGGCCGCCGCGGGCAGCGCCTCCGATGTGCTGCAGGCCCTCATCGCGCTGGGCTATTCCGAGCGCGAGGCAGCGGCCGCCGCCAAAGCGCTGCCGGAAGGCTGCAGTGTGGATGACGGCATCCGCCAGGCGCTGAAAAGCCTCGCGCGCTGA
- a CDS encoding AzlD domain-containing protein, which yields MNWSLWAVIVGMAAVTFAIRYTLFGLGGRLRFSPRVQQALRHVPVAVLTAIVVPMVLLPDGQHWDLSWRNPWLAGALTSAALALGTRKLLAAIAGGMAVYLLWRFGLA from the coding sequence ATGAACTGGAGCCTGTGGGCGGTGATCGTCGGCATGGCGGCGGTGACCTTCGCCATCCGCTACACCCTGTTCGGCTTGGGCGGGCGGCTGAGGTTTTCGCCGCGAGTGCAGCAGGCGCTGCGCCATGTGCCGGTGGCGGTGCTCACCGCCATCGTCGTGCCCATGGTGTTGCTGCCCGACGGCCAGCACTGGGATTTGAGTTGGCGCAACCCCTGGCTGGCCGGTGCGCTGACCAGTGCCGCGCTGGCACTGGGTACGCGCAAACTACTGGCCGCCATCGCGGGCGGCATGGCGGTGTATCTGCTGTGGCGCTTCGGCTTGGCTTGA
- the fabA gene encoding bifunctional 3-hydroxydecanoyl-ACP dehydratase/trans-2-decenoyl-ACP isomerase, translating to MTRPSSYSKEDLITCGEGRLFGPGNAQLPLREMLMMDRITRIASEGGTYGKGVIEAELDIHPDLWFFGVHFQGDPVMPGCLGLDAMWQLVGFYLGWMGGLGRGRALGVGEVKFTGQVLPTAKLVQYRIDLKRVINSRLVMGIGDGAMLVDGREIYTAKDLRVGLFTSTEGF from the coding sequence ATGACCCGACCTTCCTCCTACAGCAAAGAAGACCTCATCACCTGCGGCGAGGGCCGCCTGTTCGGCCCCGGCAATGCGCAGCTCCCTTTGCGCGAAATGCTGATGATGGACCGCATCACCCGCATCGCCAGCGAAGGCGGCACCTACGGCAAGGGCGTGATCGAGGCCGAACTCGACATTCATCCCGACCTGTGGTTTTTCGGCGTGCACTTTCAGGGCGATCCGGTGATGCCCGGCTGTCTGGGGCTGGACGCGATGTGGCAGCTCGTCGGTTTTTACCTCGGCTGGATGGGCGGGCTGGGCCGAGGTCGCGCGCTCGGTGTTGGCGAAGTGAAGTTCACCGGTCAGGTGCTGCCCACCGCGAAACTGGTGCAGTACCGCATCGACCTCAAGCGGGTGATTAACAGCCGCCTGGTCATGGGCATCGGCGACGGCGCCATGCTGGTCGATGGTCGCGAAATCTATACCGCCAAGGACCTGCGCGTCGGGCTGTTCACCTCCACCGAAGGGTTCTGA
- a CDS encoding MBL fold metallo-hydrolase — MTFFRPHSPAFSAQRRRLMGWGFRAAGLAAAGAAAPHLAAFAADAVDFIRGPKVPDVPFTQISDHVYVIYAADGFPTESNQGMMSNITAVKTAKGVVILDSGASVQIGEMVIRQLPKVSDKPVVAVFNSHYHGDHWLGNDAFVSAYGQDLPIYAMPQTREQILGVTGTEWQQAMLKWTNQSSAGTRIVAPNRDVKHGDVFDFGDVTLRAHHYGTAHTPSDVCLEVVQDKLTYVGDVMMNRRIANMDDGSYPGSLNYMDKLAQNIPGSNWLPGHGHAGEAVMVWQRELFAAIWEHAQKAAHDLAGPEAAIAAAKADPRVASKAKDTAGWDNNIGKYISLAYLEAEQKA; from the coding sequence ATGACTTTCTTCCGCCCGCATTCCCCCGCCTTCAGCGCCCAGCGCCGCCGCCTGATGGGCTGGGGCTTCCGCGCGGCCGGGCTGGCCGCCGCTGGCGCTGCCGCGCCGCACCTTGCCGCCTTCGCCGCCGACGCGGTGGACTTCATTCGCGGCCCCAAGGTGCCCGATGTGCCGTTCACCCAAATTTCCGACCATGTCTATGTGATCTACGCCGCCGATGGCTTTCCCACCGAGAGCAATCAGGGCATGATGAGCAATATCACCGCGGTCAAGACGGCCAAGGGCGTGGTCATCCTCGACTCTGGCGCCTCGGTGCAGATCGGCGAGATGGTCATCCGGCAGTTGCCCAAGGTGAGCGACAAGCCGGTGGTCGCGGTGTTCAATTCGCACTATCACGGCGATCACTGGCTGGGCAACGATGCTTTTGTGAGTGCTTACGGGCAAGACCTGCCGATCTACGCCATGCCGCAGACCCGCGAGCAGATTCTGGGCGTAACCGGCACCGAGTGGCAGCAGGCCATGCTCAAGTGGACCAACCAGTCCAGCGCAGGCACCCGCATCGTCGCCCCCAACCGCGACGTGAAGCACGGCGACGTGTTCGACTTCGGCGACGTCACCCTGCGCGCGCACCATTACGGCACAGCGCACACGCCGTCGGACGTCTGCCTCGAAGTGGTACAGGACAAGCTCACCTACGTGGGCGACGTGATGATGAACCGGCGCATCGCCAATATGGACGACGGCTCCTACCCCGGCTCGCTCAACTACATGGACAAGCTGGCGCAGAACATCCCCGGCAGCAACTGGCTGCCCGGTCACGGCCATGCGGGAGAGGCCGTGATGGTCTGGCAGCGCGAGCTGTTCGCCGCCATCTGGGAACACGCGCAGAAAGCGGCGCACGACTTGGCTGGCCCCGAAGCCGCCATCGCCGCGGCCAAGGCCGATCCACGCGTGGCGTCCAAGGCCAAAGACACGGCCGGTTGGGACAACAACATCGGCAAGTACATCAGCCTCGCCTATCTGGAGGCTGAGCAGAAAGCCTGA
- a CDS encoding AzlC family ABC transporter permease, translating to MTSISSASPHPAGRSTEFLLGARDTLPLLLGAAPFGLIFGALASASPLGIVGALGMSALVFAGSAQFIALSLLGTGASALVVVFTTLVVNLRHLLYAASLQPQMARLPQRWRVLLAFWLTDETYAAVHHRYAHDDGAPFKHWYTAGSGAAMYANWLGWTAVGAFLGQASPALTHLGLEFALVATFVGIVAPLLRERPSIAVALTAAVVALAARDLPYKLGLMLAAFAGVAVGVWMDGRRRLQAAGDPR from the coding sequence ATGACTTCGATTTCTTCTGCCTCGCCTCACCCGGCGGGACGTTCCACCGAATTTCTCCTCGGCGCGCGCGATACCCTGCCGCTGCTCCTGGGCGCTGCGCCCTTCGGGCTGATTTTCGGTGCGCTGGCATCGGCCAGTCCGCTGGGCATCGTCGGGGCGCTGGGCATGTCGGCGCTGGTGTTCGCCGGATCGGCGCAGTTCATCGCGCTGAGTCTGCTGGGTACCGGCGCCAGCGCGCTGGTCGTGGTGTTCACCACTCTGGTCGTCAACCTGCGCCACTTGCTATACGCCGCCAGCCTGCAGCCGCAGATGGCGCGGCTGCCGCAGCGCTGGCGGGTGCTGCTAGCGTTCTGGCTGACCGATGAGACCTACGCCGCGGTGCATCACCGCTACGCGCACGACGACGGCGCGCCGTTCAAACACTGGTACACGGCGGGGTCGGGCGCGGCGATGTACGCCAACTGGCTGGGCTGGACGGCGGTCGGCGCGTTTCTGGGGCAGGCCAGCCCGGCCTTGACGCATCTCGGCCTCGAATTCGCGCTCGTGGCCACCTTCGTGGGCATCGTCGCGCCGCTGCTGCGCGAACGTCCCAGCATCGCCGTGGCCCTCACTGCGGCGGTGGTGGCGCTGGCGGCGCGCGACCTGCCGTACAAGCTCGGCCTGATGCTCGCCGCCTTCGCCGGGGTGGCGGTCGGGGTGTGGATGGATGGTCGCCGCCGTCTGCAAGCCGCAGGAGACCCGCGATGA
- a CDS encoding phospholipase C, producing MLRKTLLASAVAVAVVTLAACGGGSNSVAASPTVPGTSYTAARALATATPIKHVVVLYQENVSFDHYYATYPTATNPAGEPAFTAKAGTPAVNNLVSANLLSNNPNFTNTANGADAAEPYRLDRTQAATADQNHAYTAEQQAYDGGKADLFPKYTGAATTGGVGAFGTKGQVMGYYDGNTVTALWNYAQNFALSDDAYTDTYGPSTPGALEAVSGQTNGVQLVATTDQPFTLSKYSYYISDGQGGYGLINDVDPAYDICSSPTNQVSMSGKNIGDLLNGKNISWGGFMGGFNLGATNPNGTTGCKRSTFSPVVNSTVGDYIQHHNWFQYYKSTANPTHARPSSTLAIGHTLETDNKTADPANHEYGLQDFFAAVKAGNMPAVAYLKAPAFEDGHAGYSDPLDEQAFVSQVVNFLEQQPQWSSTAVIVTWDDSDGWYDHAFANTTNPSFDSQADQLNGAGVCGKGTPLSGVNGKPVNGRCGPGTRIPFLVISPWAKTNYVSNTPISQASIVRFIEDNWLGGQRLGGGSFDATAGSINNLFDFTKSVGSAPKVFIDPAQGTVLSAPPAGSLTPQFNVSLFTKQS from the coding sequence ATGTTGCGCAAAACCCTCTTGGCCTCGGCGGTTGCCGTGGCTGTCGTCACGCTGGCCGCCTGCGGCGGCGGTTCCAATTCTGTCGCGGCCTCGCCCACCGTGCCCGGCACCAGCTACACCGCGGCCCGCGCGCTCGCTACGGCCACGCCGATCAAGCATGTGGTCGTGCTGTATCAAGAAAACGTGTCGTTCGACCACTACTACGCCACCTATCCCACGGCCACCAACCCGGCGGGCGAACCGGCGTTCACCGCCAAGGCGGGCACGCCTGCGGTCAACAATCTGGTCAGCGCCAATCTGCTGAGCAACAACCCCAACTTCACCAACACCGCCAACGGCGCCGATGCCGCCGAGCCCTACCGTCTCGACCGCACCCAGGCCGCCACCGCCGACCAGAACCACGCCTACACCGCCGAGCAACAGGCTTATGACGGCGGCAAGGCTGACCTGTTCCCGAAATACACCGGCGCGGCGACGACGGGCGGCGTGGGCGCCTTCGGTACCAAGGGCCAAGTCATGGGCTACTACGACGGCAACACCGTCACCGCGCTGTGGAACTACGCGCAGAACTTCGCCCTGAGCGATGACGCTTATACCGACACCTACGGCCCGTCCACCCCGGGCGCGCTCGAAGCGGTGAGCGGCCAGACCAATGGCGTGCAGCTGGTGGCGACCACGGACCAACCTTTCACCCTGAGCAAGTATTCTTACTACATCAGTGACGGGCAGGGCGGCTACGGCTTGATCAACGATGTCGATCCGGCCTATGACATCTGTTCCAGCCCAACGAATCAAGTCTCGATGTCGGGCAAGAACATCGGCGATCTGCTCAACGGTAAGAACATTTCCTGGGGCGGTTTCATGGGCGGGTTCAACCTTGGCGCGACCAACCCCAACGGCACGACGGGCTGCAAGCGCAGCACCTTCTCACCAGTCGTCAACTCCACCGTGGGCGACTACATCCAGCACCACAACTGGTTCCAGTACTACAAGAGCACGGCCAACCCCACGCACGCCCGCCCAAGCTCGACCCTGGCCATCGGTCACACCCTGGAGACCGACAACAAGACTGCCGATCCGGCCAACCACGAATACGGCTTGCAGGACTTCTTTGCCGCAGTGAAGGCCGGCAATATGCCCGCTGTGGCCTATCTCAAGGCCCCGGCCTTCGAAGATGGTCATGCCGGCTATTCCGACCCGCTGGACGAACAGGCCTTCGTGTCGCAAGTCGTCAACTTCCTGGAGCAGCAGCCGCAGTGGAGCAGCACCGCAGTGATCGTCACCTGGGACGATTCCGATGGGTGGTATGACCATGCGTTTGCCAACACCACCAATCCCTCGTTCGACAGCCAGGCTGACCAGCTCAATGGGGCGGGCGTGTGCGGCAAGGGCACGCCGCTCAGTGGCGTGAACGGCAAGCCGGTCAATGGCCGCTGCGGTCCGGGCACGCGCATTCCTTTCCTGGTGATCTCGCCCTGGGCCAAGACCAACTATGTGAGCAACACGCCCATCAGCCAGGCGTCCATCGTGCGGTTCATCGAGGACAACTGGCTCGGCGGCCAGCGTCTGGGCGGCGGGTCGTTCGACGCCACGGCGGGCTCGATCAACAACCTGTTCGACTTCACCAAGTCGGTGGGCAGCGCGCCCAAGGTGTTCATCGATCCGGCGCAGGGCACGGTGCTGAGCGCCCCGCCTGCGGGCAGCTTGACGCCGCAGTTCAACGTCTCGCTGTTCACCAAGCAAAGCTGA
- a CDS encoding DUF3806 domain-containing protein, which produces MRLFHLEPSDTQQLAQWLQQADALVLAQGGGDVLSGTLQDLPILQNLIAQHPAAPTPEQLHAVSAALGRVLLHEQAGSEWAIVQGVHQRGYAIRRMGTLHWVSPEGALRSHLHGGARLDLRQLFASLCERLNPPAMAA; this is translated from the coding sequence ATGCGTCTGTTCCATCTTGAACCGTCCGATACCCAACAGCTCGCGCAATGGTTGCAGCAAGCCGACGCGCTGGTGCTCGCCCAGGGCGGCGGCGATGTGCTCAGCGGCACTTTGCAGGATCTGCCCATTCTCCAGAACCTCATTGCGCAGCACCCGGCCGCGCCCACACCCGAGCAGCTGCACGCCGTTTCGGCCGCGCTCGGCCGTGTCTTGCTGCATGAGCAAGCGGGCAGCGAATGGGCCATCGTGCAAGGCGTGCATCAGCGCGGCTACGCCATCCGCCGCATGGGCACCCTGCACTGGGTGTCGCCCGAGGGCGCCCTGCGCTCGCATCTGCACGGCGGCGCCCGGCTCGACCTGCGGCAGCTGTTCGCCAGCTTGTGCGAGCGGCTGAACCCCCCGGCCATGGCCGCTTGA
- a CDS encoding cytochrome-c peroxidase: MSVTSSTPAVASSAAVQAPASKPRRSHWTRRLAIALVVALAGGGGALAWGMHEQPSIPPVVWLQHPVQSFTFALGGNPHPVQLALPPLQPLSAVAQLGRQLFFDTALSASGKQSCASCHDPAYGYNPPPGSGPVMLGGPNMTTPGFRPPPSLAYLYRQQPFSIGPDNEENETITLQQLAALGQTSQRAQKTAQSTAQSVQNLVPTGGLFWDGRVNTLQQQAGGPLFNPVEMDAGTPQRVAAIIERQPYAKMFLQLFGPNVFADPKQTVSEALFAIARYQIEDPQFHAFNSKYDAWLQGRATLTSQEMRGYLAFNDVNKGDCAACHLDQPTKDHLPPLFTDTQYEALGVPRNPQIPANQNPHYFDIGLCGPFRTDLKNQTAYCGMFLTPTLRNVAQRPVYFHNGVYHSLKQVLDFYNFRDVQPGRIYPTVDGQVRKYDDLLPQYRANVDVTDPPLNRKLGEQPAMTAQDMRDIIAFLHTLNDGYTPLKPTS, translated from the coding sequence ATGTCCGTCACCTCATCCACCCCTGCCGTCGCTTCTTCGGCTGCTGTGCAGGCGCCTGCGAGCAAGCCGCGCCGCTCGCACTGGACACGCCGCCTGGCCATTGCGCTGGTCGTTGCCCTTGCGGGGGGCGGCGGCGCGCTGGCCTGGGGCATGCACGAGCAGCCGAGCATTCCCCCCGTCGTTTGGCTGCAGCATCCGGTGCAGAGCTTCACTTTCGCGCTAGGCGGCAATCCGCATCCGGTGCAGCTCGCGCTGCCGCCCCTGCAACCCCTCTCGGCCGTGGCGCAACTGGGGCGTCAGTTGTTTTTTGATACGGCGCTTTCAGCCTCGGGCAAGCAGTCTTGCGCGTCTTGTCATGATCCGGCCTATGGCTACAACCCGCCGCCGGGCAGTGGGCCGGTGATGCTGGGCGGGCCGAATATGACTACACCCGGCTTTCGCCCGCCGCCGTCGCTGGCCTACCTCTACCGGCAGCAGCCGTTCTCCATCGGCCCGGACAACGAGGAGAACGAAACCATCACCCTGCAGCAACTCGCGGCGCTGGGGCAGACCAGCCAGCGGGCGCAGAAGACCGCGCAGAGCACGGCGCAGTCGGTACAAAATCTGGTGCCCACCGGCGGGCTGTTCTGGGACGGGCGGGTCAATACCCTGCAGCAGCAGGCGGGTGGCCCGCTGTTCAACCCGGTGGAAATGGACGCGGGCACGCCGCAGCGCGTGGCCGCCATCATCGAGCGCCAGCCGTATGCCAAGATGTTTTTGCAACTCTTCGGCCCCAATGTGTTTGCAGACCCGAAGCAGACGGTTTCCGAGGCGTTGTTTGCGATCGCCCGTTACCAGATCGAAGACCCGCAGTTCCACGCCTTCAACAGCAAGTACGACGCCTGGCTGCAGGGCAGGGCGACTCTGACGTCGCAGGAAATGCGCGGCTATCTGGCGTTCAACGATGTGAACAAGGGCGATTGCGCTGCCTGCCATTTGGATCAGCCGACCAAGGATCATCTGCCGCCGCTGTTCACCGACACGCAGTACGAGGCGCTGGGCGTGCCGCGTAATCCACAGATTCCGGCGAACCAGAACCCGCACTACTTCGATATCGGGCTGTGCGGCCCCTTCCGGACCGACCTGAAAAACCAGACTGCCTACTGCGGCATGTTCCTCACTCCCACGCTGCGCAATGTGGCGCAGCGGCCGGTGTATTTCCATAACGGGGTCTATCACTCGCTCAAGCAGGTGCTCGATTTCTACAACTTCCGCGACGTGCAGCCGGGCAGAATCTACCCCACCGTGGACGGCCAGGTGCGCAAGTACGACGACCTGCTGCCGCAGTACCGCGCCAATGTGGACGTGACCGATCCGCCGCTCAACCGCAAACTGGGCGAACAGCCCGCGATGACCGCGCAGGACATGCGCGACATCATCGCTTTCCTGCACACCCTGAACGACGGCTACACGCCGCTCAAGCCGACTTCATAA